A genome region from Bacteroidota bacterium includes the following:
- a CDS encoding oxidoreductase — translation MAHHYHDTEIIEIVEETPTTKRFYFKVPHLEDFFFKPGQFVLLDLPIISKVSHRSYSIASAPGGDNVFELLIVLNPTGLGTPHMWDHYKVGVKVPYAGPLGKFVLHPEIEDDLCLICTGTGIAPFRSMIQHIMTKGIPHKNIYLIFGSRYQADILYKTEMAEYEAKYPEFKFIPVLSRETPETWNGKLGYVHQVYEEIFADKRPAHFYICGWKAMVKEARDRLTAMGYTRDRIKFELYD, via the coding sequence ATGGCGCACCATTACCACGATACCGAAATCATTGAAATAGTTGAAGAAACGCCTACCACCAAGCGCTTTTATTTCAAAGTGCCGCACTTGGAAGATTTCTTCTTCAAGCCCGGTCAGTTTGTGCTGCTCGACCTGCCCATCATCTCCAAAGTATCGCACCGCAGCTACTCCATTGCCTCTGCACCCGGCGGAGACAACGTGTTCGAACTACTCATCGTCCTAAACCCTACCGGTCTCGGCACGCCGCACATGTGGGATCATTACAAAGTAGGAGTGAAGGTGCCCTATGCTGGCCCGCTGGGCAAGTTCGTATTGCATCCCGAAATCGAAGACGACCTCTGCCTCATCTGCACCGGAACAGGTATCGCGCCTTTCCGCTCTATGATCCAGCATATCATGACCAAAGGCATACCGCACAAAAACATCTACCTCATCTTCGGCAGCCGCTATCAGGCCGACATCTTGTACAAAACCGAAATGGCGGAGTATGAGGCCAAGTACCCCGAGTTCAAGTTCATCCCCGTGCTTTCGCGCGAAACGCCCGAAACATGGAACGGAAAACTGGGCTATGTACACCAAGTCTATGAAGAAATTTTTGCTGACAAGCGCCCGGCTCATTTCTACATCTGCGGCTGGAAAGCAATGGTAAAGGAGGCCCGCGACCGCCTTACCGCGATGGGCTACACCCGCGACCGCATCAAGTTCGAGCTGTACGATTAA
- a CDS encoding leucine-rich repeat domain-containing protein, whose translation MFRRFLLLLLVFVVTSADAKEYKSLADALKNIATATSLNLSGQGLTTVSEDISKLVNLEKLNLSSNKLTALPKGIFALKKLKKLNLTSNKLTALPSTIASLRTLEELEIGFNQLSSLPKEMGKLVKLKRLVAMKNNLKTLPAEMSNIPWLEIVDFSYNHFVSIPFPLVAINTLKTIDISFNKTLAEIPKEIRNLKQLRLLNLKGTKITAAQVDDLLWLVPNCQVLL comes from the coding sequence ATGTTTCGCAGGTTTTTACTTCTGTTACTGGTTTTTGTAGTGACCAGTGCAGATGCCAAAGAATATAAATCATTGGCGGATGCACTGAAGAATATTGCTACGGCTACTTCGCTCAATTTGAGTGGACAGGGGCTGACCACCGTCTCGGAAGATATTTCAAAACTGGTCAATCTCGAAAAACTTAATCTTTCCTCCAACAAACTTACCGCACTTCCCAAAGGAATTTTTGCCTTAAAGAAGTTGAAGAAGCTCAACCTGACCTCCAATAAACTTACCGCGCTACCATCCACCATTGCCAGCCTTCGAACGCTGGAGGAACTGGAAATTGGTTTCAACCAACTAAGCAGTTTGCCAAAGGAAATGGGCAAATTGGTGAAATTGAAACGATTGGTGGCGATGAAGAATAATTTAAAAACCCTGCCTGCCGAAATGTCGAATATCCCTTGGTTGGAAATAGTGGATTTCAGCTACAACCATTTCGTCAGCATCCCTTTTCCACTCGTCGCTATCAATACCCTAAAGACCATTGACATCAGTTTCAACAAAACGTTGGCCGAAATTCCGAAGGAAATCCGGAACCTGAAACAACTGCGCCTTTTGAACCTCAAAGGAACCAAAATCACCGCGGCCCAAGTGGATGATTTGCTCTGGCTCGTCCCCAACTGCCAAGTCCTGCTTTGA
- a CDS encoding aminotransferase class I/II-fold pyridoxal phosphate-dependent enzyme: MDLSYILNHLGEERENYFNAVAPPIIQSTNFCFKDVATMRNAFQHENEESLYTRGNNPTVRILRKKIAALAGAEDALVFSSGIAAVSAAVMSNVKAGDHVVCVKKPYSWTNRLLNEYLNRFGVETTMIDGTDIQNFVNATKSNTRLYMLESPNTYTFELQDIRAVTSLAKKHNIVTVIDNSYCNSLGQPVLEMGIDIEVHSATKYFGGHSDVVAGYLMSNQKMIDKIFATQLMMLGAIISPNDAWLMLRSLRTLPLRLERVKSSTEKVVEFMEAHPKVERMYYPWSKSFPQYELAKKQMKWCGGLFTIQLKAKSIDEVETFCDNLKRFLMAVSWGGHESLLMPACSFHPKENYDASIYPFTLIRFYIGLEDPDILIADLKQALDKIG; this comes from the coding sequence ATGGACTTATCATACATTTTGAATCATTTAGGCGAAGAGCGTGAGAATTATTTCAATGCCGTAGCGCCGCCAATCATACAGAGTACTAATTTTTGCTTTAAAGATGTAGCGACGATGCGCAATGCTTTTCAGCATGAGAATGAAGAATCGTTATACACTCGAGGCAATAATCCCACCGTTCGGATTTTAAGAAAGAAAATTGCTGCTTTGGCCGGTGCAGAAGATGCGTTGGTTTTCAGTAGCGGAATTGCTGCTGTTTCGGCGGCGGTGATGTCGAATGTGAAAGCGGGTGACCATGTGGTTTGTGTAAAGAAGCCTTATAGCTGGACAAACCGTTTGCTCAACGAATACCTCAATCGTTTTGGCGTTGAAACCACGATGATTGATGGCACAGATATCCAGAACTTTGTGAACGCCACAAAGTCCAATACTCGACTTTATATGCTCGAAAGCCCCAACACTTATACTTTTGAATTGCAAGATATACGGGCGGTAACCAGCCTGGCCAAAAAGCACAATATTGTAACCGTGATTGACAATTCTTATTGCAATTCCTTGGGGCAGCCTGTGTTGGAAATGGGTATTGACATAGAAGTTCATTCCGCAACAAAATATTTTGGTGGACACAGTGATGTAGTAGCGGGCTATTTGATGAGCAACCAGAAAATGATAGATAAAATTTTCGCTACGCAGCTCATGATGCTGGGTGCCATCATCTCTCCAAACGATGCTTGGCTGATGTTGCGCAGTTTGCGTACCCTTCCTCTTCGTTTGGAACGAGTAAAATCCTCGACCGAAAAAGTAGTGGAATTTATGGAAGCGCATCCCAAGGTGGAGCGGATGTATTATCCTTGGTCCAAGTCTTTTCCTCAATACGAGTTGGCTAAGAAGCAGATGAAATGGTGCGGTGGTTTATTCACTATTCAGTTGAAGGCTAAAAGCATTGACGAGGTCGAAACTTTTTGCGACAACCTCAAGCGTTTCCTAATGGCAGTATCTTGGGGCGGTCATGAATCGCTGTTGATGCCGGCCTGCTCCTTTCATCCCAAAGAAAATTACGATGCCAGCATTTATCCTTTCACCTTAATACGTTTTTATATCGGATTGGAAGATCCTGATATCCTCATCGCGGATTTGAAGCAAGCGCTTGATAAAATAGGATAG
- a CDS encoding TonB-dependent receptor, with amino-acid sequence MKKSLLAFLLIITSFSLAFSQKGSVKGFVYDKSNGEGIAFAAVKVEGTNFGASTDDQGFFHIPNLKTGSYKLTFSFVGYESVVKEVEIVNNVSLNLKIMMSAASKELSDVEINAEKQKRKTESRVSVISIRPADMRKMPSIGGEPDLAQYLQLLPGIISTGDQGGQVIIRGGTPIQTRFLLDGITIYNPFHSIGMFSIYETDLIRNVDVYSGAFPSQYGGRISAVVDVTTRDGNRKKFSGKIGVSPFMAHALLEIPLIKEREGKSTSASLILNSKISFLDQASKALYTYADKNGLPYSFYDGYGKFSLSMGGNKLNITGFNFHDKTNFTDARYVWNTFGVGGSFLAVPKNSNLYFTTHASYSQYTINLTGANEPARSSTIGGFNVGMDFSYYMKNGELKYGLLVEGNKTDFEFENTYGQKVTQNQNTTDLSVYFNFHKYYRRFVFEAGGRFQYYGKIGGISPEPRFSMKYNVNDIIRLKLASGLYSQNFLSTKSDRDVVNLFTGFLSAPDESTQDANGKVYDNIRNMQRSVHGVFGIELDLPKNIVVNIEPYYKYFWHLFNINRYKQFNTDANFLVERGDAYGLDISAKWQWKGLYLYGTYSLAWTHRYDGQQEYPPHFDRRHNANLMASYAFGKKQDWEVSVRWNLGSGFPFTQTQSLYESNPFDNGIGTNYTTTNGQLGIIYDTKINGGRLPYYHRLDFSARKIFNIKDKLKIEITLSVANVYNRKNIFYFDRITFSRVNQLPILPSLAVAFSF; translated from the coding sequence ATGAAAAAATCACTACTCGCGTTCCTACTTATTATTACTTCATTCTCTTTGGCGTTTTCACAAAAAGGTTCGGTGAAAGGTTTTGTATATGATAAATCTAACGGTGAGGGGATTGCATTCGCTGCGGTTAAAGTAGAGGGAACCAATTTTGGTGCCTCTACCGACGATCAGGGGTTTTTCCATATTCCCAACCTCAAGACAGGAAGCTATAAACTAACATTCAGTTTTGTAGGATATGAATCAGTTGTTAAGGAAGTAGAGATTGTAAATAATGTATCCTTGAATCTCAAGATCATGATGAGTGCTGCATCGAAAGAATTGAGCGATGTGGAGATTAATGCAGAAAAGCAGAAGCGCAAAACGGAAAGCCGCGTATCAGTCATTTCTATTCGTCCGGCAGATATGCGCAAGATGCCTTCTATAGGTGGTGAACCGGATTTGGCACAATACTTACAACTGCTGCCCGGAATTATTTCTACCGGCGATCAGGGCGGCCAGGTGATCATTCGCGGAGGCACGCCGATTCAAACTCGTTTTCTTTTGGATGGAATTACCATTTACAATCCGTTTCACTCTATTGGTATGTTCTCTATTTATGAGACGGATCTGATACGGAACGTGGATGTATATTCCGGAGCCTTCCCTTCCCAATATGGAGGAAGAATTTCAGCGGTGGTGGATGTTACTACACGGGATGGCAACCGGAAGAAATTCAGCGGCAAGATAGGCGTCAGCCCTTTCATGGCTCATGCACTGCTGGAAATTCCGCTGATCAAAGAGCGAGAAGGGAAAAGTACTAGCGCCAGCCTGATTCTCAATTCTAAGATTTCGTTTTTAGATCAAGCTTCTAAGGCGCTGTACACCTATGCTGACAAAAATGGATTGCCCTATTCATTCTACGACGGGTATGGGAAATTTTCGCTTTCCATGGGTGGCAATAAACTGAATATCACCGGATTTAACTTTCATGACAAAACGAACTTTACCGATGCGCGTTATGTTTGGAACACCTTCGGTGTAGGTGGTAGCTTTTTGGCTGTACCCAAAAACTCTAACCTGTATTTCACCACCCACGCTAGCTATTCTCAATACACGATTAACCTGACCGGTGCAAATGAACCGGCTCGATCCAGCACCATTGGAGGGTTCAACGTAGGGATGGATTTCAGCTACTACATGAAGAACGGTGAATTGAAATATGGTTTGCTAGTAGAGGGAAACAAAACCGATTTTGAATTTGAGAATACTTATGGACAAAAGGTCACTCAGAACCAAAACACAACGGACCTCAGCGTGTATTTCAACTTCCATAAATACTACCGCAGGTTTGTGTTTGAGGCAGGAGGAAGGTTTCAGTATTACGGAAAAATAGGTGGCATTTCTCCCGAACCGCGATTCAGTATGAAATATAATGTGAATGATATTATCCGTCTGAAATTAGCGAGCGGGCTTTACTCACAAAACTTCTTGAGTACCAAAAGCGACCGCGATGTGGTGAACCTATTCACGGGATTTCTCTCCGCGCCGGATGAATCTACGCAAGATGCCAACGGGAAGGTATATGACAATATACGCAACATGCAGCGGAGTGTTCACGGGGTGTTCGGTATCGAACTCGACTTACCTAAGAATATCGTCGTTAACATCGAACCCTATTACAAATACTTCTGGCACCTGTTCAACATCAACCGATACAAACAGTTCAATACAGACGCCAATTTTTTGGTGGAGAGAGGCGATGCTTATGGGCTGGATATTTCTGCCAAGTGGCAGTGGAAAGGATTATACCTTTATGGAACGTACTCTTTGGCCTGGACCCATCGCTACGATGGACAACAGGAATATCCTCCTCACTTTGACCGCCGCCATAACGCCAACTTAATGGCATCGTATGCTTTTGGAAAGAAGCAGGATTGGGAAGTAAGTGTTCGATGGAATTTGGGTAGCGGTTTCCCATTCACCCAAACCCAATCATTATACGAGTCTAATCCATTCGACAACGGCATCGGAACAAACTATACTACCACTAATGGCCAACTAGGTATAATTTATGACACAAAAATTAACGGTGGCCGTTTACCCTATTATCACCGTTTAGACTTTTCGGCTCGTAAAATCTTTAATATCAAGGATAAACTCAAAATAGAAATTACACTAAGTGTAGCGAATGTGTATAATCGAAAGAATATTTTCTATTTCGATCGGATTACCTTCTCTCGCGTGAATCAACTCCCAATACTTCCTAGTCTGGCGGTGGCGTTTAGCTTTTAA
- a CDS encoding adenylosuccinate synthase, whose translation MQVDILLGLQWGDEGKGKIVDHLAGQYDIIARFQGGPNAGHTLVIDGVKTVLHTVPSGILHDRPMNVIGNGVVIDPVTLKKEIEQLSAKGVEINKRLFISKKAHLILPTHKILDAASEAHKGESKIGSTLRGISPTYMDKTGRNGLRVGDVLSKDFKSLYEKVKEKHLHLLKIYDFEFSLTESEEVWFEAIDFMRSLNLIDSEYFLNNALSKGKSILAEGAQGTMLDIDFGTYPFVTSSNTITSGACNGLGIPPNKIKEVIGIAKAYATRVGSGPFPTELNDATGERLRQAGNEFGATTGRPRRTGWLDLPALQYAIMVNGVTQIAMTKADVLNDFEAIEVCTDYEIEGKQTKELPFDIVHTNIKPVYHKLCGWKTDLRNFSSYDDLPETFIGYLAFVEEYLQTNISMISTGPEREKLLFKKTLESVS comes from the coding sequence ATGCAGGTAGATATTCTATTAGGTCTTCAATGGGGAGACGAGGGAAAGGGAAAGATTGTGGATCATCTTGCTGGTCAATATGATATCATAGCACGTTTTCAGGGTGGGCCGAACGCAGGGCATACTCTAGTGATTGATGGAGTCAAAACAGTTTTGCACACGGTGCCTTCCGGCATTTTGCATGACAGGCCAATGAATGTAATTGGCAACGGCGTGGTCATTGATCCTGTTACATTAAAAAAGGAGATTGAACAGTTGTCTGCTAAAGGGGTTGAGATAAACAAGCGATTGTTTATTTCCAAAAAGGCACACCTTATTCTCCCGACACATAAAATTTTGGATGCCGCTTCGGAGGCACATAAAGGAGAAAGCAAAATAGGATCAACGTTGCGCGGTATCTCTCCAACTTATATGGATAAGACCGGCAGGAATGGTCTGCGAGTGGGCGATGTATTAAGCAAGGATTTCAAATCATTATATGAAAAGGTGAAGGAAAAGCATTTGCACCTTCTCAAGATTTATGACTTTGAATTTTCTTTGACTGAGAGCGAAGAAGTTTGGTTTGAGGCGATTGACTTTATGCGGTCTCTGAACCTGATTGATTCTGAGTATTTTCTGAATAATGCTTTGAGCAAAGGGAAAAGCATTTTAGCCGAAGGGGCGCAGGGCACTATGTTAGATATTGATTTCGGAACATATCCTTTTGTTACCTCTTCAAATACTATCACCTCTGGTGCTTGTAACGGATTGGGTATTCCACCTAATAAAATAAAGGAAGTCATCGGAATTGCGAAGGCTTATGCAACTAGAGTGGGAAGTGGTCCTTTCCCGACGGAATTAAATGATGCGACCGGCGAACGTTTGCGTCAGGCAGGAAATGAGTTTGGTGCCACCACCGGGCGACCTCGGCGTACCGGATGGTTGGACTTACCTGCACTACAATATGCCATCATGGTGAATGGAGTGACTCAAATCGCCATGACCAAAGCAGACGTATTAAATGATTTTGAAGCTATTGAAGTCTGCACGGATTATGAAATTGAAGGAAAGCAAACGAAAGAACTTCCCTTTGATATAGTCCACACCAACATCAAACCAGTGTATCACAAACTATGTGGTTGGAAAACTGATTTGAGGAATTTCTCTTCATACGACGACTTACCAGAAACTTTCATAGGCTATCTTGCTTTTGTGGAAGAATATCTGCAAACTAATATCAGCATGATTTCTACTGGCCCTGAAAGGGAGAAACTACTTTTCAAGAAAACGTTGGAATCGGTATCCTGA
- a CDS encoding STAS domain-containing protein, which translates to MRNEIKDGILVIYIEGNLLGEHTNGVVMDLIKNQVDTGNKKVLFNLGEMKFINSTGLGMLLTAVGKVRNSGGELSICSLPDQMKKLLQMTKLESIFRSFDDEVAAINFLKGV; encoded by the coding sequence ATGAGAAACGAGATTAAAGACGGAATTCTGGTAATTTATATTGAAGGGAATTTGTTGGGAGAACATACCAACGGTGTGGTCATGGATTTGATAAAAAATCAGGTGGACACTGGGAATAAAAAGGTGTTGTTTAATCTGGGAGAAATGAAATTTATCAACAGTACCGGCTTGGGCATGTTGCTTACTGCAGTAGGTAAGGTCCGGAACTCGGGAGGGGAACTATCTATATGTTCACTACCTGACCAGATGAAAAAACTTTTACAAATGACTAAGCTCGAAAGTATATTCAGATCTTTTGATGATGAAGTGGCAGCCATCAATTTTCTTAAAGGCGTTTAA
- a CDS encoding transcriptional repressor: MSTGHNQQFEEVKNIFSAYLENKALRKTNERISILEEIYSRTDHFDAESLFHDLKKKRLNVSRATVYNTLDLLIQCDLVRKHQFGKNLAQYEKSYGYKQHDHIICVDCKKVVEFCDPRIQQIKSMMGELLNFQITHHSLNMYGICGSCQLKREIEGADKKLIKKQSVKQLSNEKRD; the protein is encoded by the coding sequence ATTTCTACTGGCCATAATCAACAATTTGAGGAGGTAAAAAATATCTTCTCCGCTTATCTTGAAAATAAGGCGCTCCGAAAGACAAACGAGCGGATTTCTATTCTGGAAGAAATATATTCTCGAACGGACCACTTTGATGCGGAATCTCTATTTCACGATCTTAAAAAAAAACGATTGAATGTAAGTCGGGCGACGGTTTATAACACATTGGATCTCTTAATCCAATGTGATTTGGTAAGGAAACATCAATTTGGAAAGAATCTGGCTCAATATGAAAAAAGCTATGGTTATAAACAACATGACCATATTATTTGTGTGGATTGTAAAAAAGTAGTTGAATTTTGCGACCCACGCATTCAACAGATTAAAAGTATGATGGGTGAGTTATTAAATTTCCAAATTACGCACCATTCATTAAATATGTACGGGATTTGTGGAAGTTGTCAGTTAAAACGAGAAATCGAAGGTGCCGATAAAAAATTAATTAAAAAACAATCAGTAAAACAACTATCGAATGAGAAACGAGATTAA
- a CDS encoding clan AA aspartic protease, producing the protein MKKKDKQESVKIILAELDKGGYHLFLNVSVNGKKCRFLIDTGASKTVIDKGYFEKNEGKKNLVALKQETAGLHSSVAESYYGKIKELKIGKHKKANFKIAAIDLSHVNNAYKKLSLPKIQGILGSELMLEHKMIVDYGLMKIILP; encoded by the coding sequence ATGAAGAAAAAAGACAAACAAGAATCCGTAAAAATCATCTTAGCAGAACTCGACAAAGGAGGGTATCATCTGTTTTTAAATGTCAGCGTAAATGGAAAAAAATGTCGCTTTCTGATTGATACAGGTGCATCAAAAACAGTAATAGATAAAGGCTATTTTGAAAAGAATGAGGGCAAAAAAAATCTGGTCGCCTTGAAACAAGAAACCGCCGGACTTCATTCATCTGTGGCCGAATCCTATTATGGAAAAATCAAAGAGTTGAAAATAGGAAAACATAAAAAAGCGAATTTTAAGATAGCAGCTATTGACCTGTCTCATGTTAACAATGCCTACAAAAAATTAAGTCTTCCAAAAATTCAGGGAATCTTAGGCTCCGAGTTGATGTTGGAACACAAAATGATTGTAGATTATGGTCTGATGAAGATTATACTACCTTAA
- the queG gene encoding tRNA epoxyqueuosine(34) reductase QueG, giving the protein MQINQYELTKEIKQEAKRLGFDSCGVSKAEELTEEAKILEAWLNQPMQGKMSYMANHFDKRTNPQNLVEGAKSVISLSFNYYTDKKQRDIQSPKIAMYALGNDYHDFIRDRLNNFVQFIRQKVGEISIRSFVDSAPVMERVWAQRGGIGWVGKNSNILSKRKGSYFFLAEIILDVALEYDSPVKDYCGACTQCIDACPTDAIYEPYKVDASKCISYFTIELKDEILPEDYKGKFENWMFGCDICQQVCPINSQSTRHQEPELEPSEQLLNMTRQDWEDLNEETFKQLFRLSPIKRTKFKGLKRNINFLFSK; this is encoded by the coding sequence ATGCAGATAAACCAATATGAGCTAACTAAGGAAATTAAACAGGAGGCAAAGCGCTTAGGTTTTGATTCCTGCGGGGTTTCCAAAGCAGAAGAGCTTACAGAAGAAGCTAAGATACTTGAAGCATGGCTAAATCAACCCATGCAGGGCAAAATGAGCTACATGGCGAATCATTTTGACAAACGAACGAATCCGCAGAATCTGGTGGAGGGAGCCAAAAGCGTTATCTCCCTTTCTTTTAATTATTATACCGACAAAAAGCAAAGAGATATTCAATCTCCCAAGATTGCTATGTATGCCTTAGGCAATGACTACCACGATTTTATTCGAGATAGACTAAATAACTTTGTACAATTTATCCGGCAGAAAGTCGGAGAGATAAGTATCCGCAGCTTCGTAGATTCCGCACCTGTGATGGAACGTGTCTGGGCACAACGTGGAGGGATTGGCTGGGTAGGAAAAAACAGCAATATTCTTTCAAAACGGAAAGGATCCTATTTCTTTTTGGCTGAAATCATTCTTGATGTAGCCCTAGAATACGATTCGCCGGTCAAGGATTATTGTGGTGCATGTACCCAATGTATTGACGCTTGTCCAACAGATGCCATTTACGAACCTTATAAAGTAGATGCCAGCAAGTGTATTTCCTACTTTACTATTGAACTGAAAGATGAAATATTGCCAGAGGATTATAAAGGCAAGTTCGAAAACTGGATGTTCGGTTGCGATATTTGCCAACAAGTCTGCCCGATTAATTCTCAATCTACTCGTCACCAAGAACCTGAATTAGAACCGTCTGAGCAATTATTAAATATGACCCGACAAGATTGGGAAGATTTGAATGAAGAAACCTTCAAACAACTGTTTCGCCTCTCACCAATCAAGCGAACTAAATTCAAGGGCTTGAAAAGAAATATTAACTTCCTGTTTTCAAAATAA
- a CDS encoding tRNA-(ms[2]io[6]A)-hydroxylase, protein MLGLKLPTDPRWADLAGKSIEEILTDHAYCEQKAASTSISLIQNYPDFEAVVEALSPIVKEEWGHFELVVEHLKKRGLKLGLQRKDVYVNELRKFVRTGGSRVNSLVEKLLFSALIEARSCERFKLLSQNMEDDDLKQFYKNLMVSEAGHYKLFLDMACDFGGKDKVLKRWDEWLEYEAGIMKSLDIRGDRIH, encoded by the coding sequence ATGCTTGGATTAAAATTACCTACAGACCCGCGTTGGGCCGATTTGGCGGGAAAGTCAATAGAAGAAATTCTTACTGACCATGCCTATTGCGAACAGAAAGCCGCTTCTACTTCCATCTCCCTGATTCAGAATTATCCTGACTTTGAAGCGGTGGTGGAGGCCTTGTCCCCGATAGTGAAAGAAGAGTGGGGCCACTTTGAGTTGGTGGTGGAGCATTTGAAAAAGAGGGGCTTGAAACTGGGGCTACAGAGAAAGGATGTTTATGTAAATGAATTACGCAAGTTTGTTAGAACAGGAGGCTCGCGGGTAAACTCCTTGGTAGAGAAATTGTTGTTTTCTGCTTTGATCGAGGCGCGCAGTTGTGAACGATTCAAACTACTTTCTCAAAATATGGAGGATGATGATTTGAAGCAGTTCTATAAAAACCTGATGGTGAGCGAGGCAGGGCATTACAAGCTATTTCTGGATATGGCTTGCGATTTTGGCGGCAAGGACAAAGTATTGAAGCGGTGGGATGAATGGCTAGAATATGAGGCAGGCATTATGAAGAGCCTCGACATTCGTGGTGATCGAATACACTGA
- a CDS encoding glycosyltransferase family 9 protein, with amino-acid sequence MKLLILRFSSIGDIVLTTPVIRCLKNKFPEAEIHYATKEAFKNILQHNPYLTKIHSLQDSMVRLAETLKKESFDYIIDLHHNQRTLQLKFILNTPSSSFDKINLEKWLMVNFKINQLPKQHIVDRYLKACKEFEIINDGEGLDYFISQDDHVNVESIFPDLRNGYIAWVIGAKQNTKKFPPDKIARILSQIEYPVVLLGGKEDFGQGESIISAIQNSRSKVFNACGKYSLNQSASLVQQAKLVLTNDTGLMHIAAAFKKPIISFWGNTIPEFGMSPYYGRHQVTNKRFEIKDLNCRPCSKLGYDACPKGHFDCMNKLDEPEIVSSIQHFLRTDTFTV; translated from the coding sequence ATGAAATTGCTCATTCTCCGTTTTTCCTCTATTGGCGATATCGTATTGACTACGCCTGTCATTCGCTGCCTGAAAAATAAATTTCCCGAGGCCGAGATACATTACGCAACTAAAGAAGCCTTTAAGAATATTCTTCAACACAATCCATACCTCACCAAAATTCATTCGCTCCAAGATTCGATGGTAAGGCTGGCAGAAACATTAAAAAAAGAAAGCTTCGATTACATCATAGACCTGCACCATAATCAAAGAACCTTACAACTCAAATTTATATTAAACACACCTTCCTCTTCTTTCGACAAAATCAATCTGGAAAAATGGTTGATGGTGAATTTCAAAATCAACCAACTGCCAAAGCAGCACATTGTTGATCGCTACCTTAAAGCCTGCAAAGAGTTTGAAATAATAAACGACGGCGAAGGACTGGATTACTTTATATCACAGGACGACCACGTGAATGTTGAAAGTATCTTTCCGGACCTACGCAACGGATATATCGCTTGGGTGATTGGCGCAAAGCAAAACACCAAAAAATTTCCACCCGATAAAATCGCACGTATTCTTTCTCAAATAGAGTATCCGGTTGTTCTCTTGGGAGGAAAGGAAGATTTCGGGCAAGGCGAATCAATTATCTCCGCTATCCAAAATTCACGATCAAAGGTGTTCAATGCCTGTGGCAAATATTCACTTAATCAATCTGCCTCGCTGGTTCAACAGGCGAAGTTGGTATTGACCAATGACACCGGGCTGATGCACATAGCTGCCGCATTTAAAAAACCTATTATTTCCTTTTGGGGAAATACCATACCGGAGTTTGGAATGTCGCCCTATTATGGAAGGCATCAGGTGACCAACAAGAGATTTGAAATTAAAGACTTGAATTGTCGTCCCTGTTCAAAACTAGGTTATGATGCCTGTCCGAAGGGACATTTTGATTGCATGAATAAATTAGATGAACCGGAAATAGTTTCTTCCATCCAACATTTTCTTCGGACTGATACTTTCACAGTATGA